The following are from one region of the Myotis daubentonii chromosome 2, mMyoDau2.1, whole genome shotgun sequence genome:
- the SPIC gene encoding transcription factor Spi-C isoform X3, translating to MQACVEQDRLGQAFEDAFDVLRQHSTGDLQYLPGSPSCYGMLPPEQPIYNWKTVINRPVDLCLEGNIHQSLQNIPENQMVQFPVLQQKGGKGRKKLRLFEYLHESLCNPEMASCIQWLDKTKGIFQFVSKNKEKLAQLWGKRKGNRKTMTYQKMARALRNYGRTGEIIKIRRKLTYQFNEAILQRLSPSYFYSQYVQPGQGYLSLNSWNANCNYTYANCCERSYHTC from the exons ATG CAGGCTTGTGTTGAACAAGATAGGCTGGGCCAAGCATTTGAAGATGCTTTTGATGTACTGAGGCAACATTCAACTGGAGATCTTCAGTACCTGCCAG GAAGTCCCAGCTGCTATGGTATGCTGCCTCCAGAGCAACCTATCTATAACTGGAAAACAGTAATA AACCGTCCTGTGGACCTCTGTCTTGAAGGGAATATTCATCAGTCTCTGCAGAACATCCCTGAAAACCAGATGGTACAGTTTCCTGTTCTCCAGCAAAAGGGAGGAAAAG GCAGGAAGAAGCTCCGACTGTTCGAATACCTTCATGAATCTCTGTGTAACCCTGAGATGGCATCTTGTATTCAGTGGCTAGACAAGACCAAAGGCATCTTTCAGTTTGtatcaaaaaacaaagaaaaacttgCCCAACTTTGGGGCAAAAGAAAAGGCAACCGGAAGACCATGACTTACCAGAAAATGGCCAGAGCACTGAGGAATTATGGAAGAACTGGGGAAATCATCAAAATCCGGAGAAAACTAACTTACCAATTCAATGAGGCCATTCTCCAAAGACTCTCTCCATCTTATTTCTACTCACAGTATGTTCAACCTGGTCAAGGATATCTAAGTTTAAATAGCTGGAATGCAAATTGTAACTATACATATGCCAATTGCTGTGAGCGGAGTTACCATACCTGCTAA
- the SPIC gene encoding transcription factor Spi-C isoform X4, giving the protein MACVEQDRLGQAFEDAFDVLRQHSTGDLQYLPGSPSCYGMLPPEQPIYNWKTVINRPVDLCLEGNIHQSLQNIPENQMVQFPVLQQKGGKGRKKLRLFEYLHESLCNPEMASCIQWLDKTKGIFQFVSKNKEKLAQLWGKRKGNRKTMTYQKMARALRNYGRTGEIIKIRRKLTYQFNEAILQRLSPSYFYSQYVQPGQGYLSLNSWNANCNYTYANCCERSYHTC; this is encoded by the exons ATG GCTTGTGTTGAACAAGATAGGCTGGGCCAAGCATTTGAAGATGCTTTTGATGTACTGAGGCAACATTCAACTGGAGATCTTCAGTACCTGCCAG GAAGTCCCAGCTGCTATGGTATGCTGCCTCCAGAGCAACCTATCTATAACTGGAAAACAGTAATA AACCGTCCTGTGGACCTCTGTCTTGAAGGGAATATTCATCAGTCTCTGCAGAACATCCCTGAAAACCAGATGGTACAGTTTCCTGTTCTCCAGCAAAAGGGAGGAAAAG GCAGGAAGAAGCTCCGACTGTTCGAATACCTTCATGAATCTCTGTGTAACCCTGAGATGGCATCTTGTATTCAGTGGCTAGACAAGACCAAAGGCATCTTTCAGTTTGtatcaaaaaacaaagaaaaacttgCCCAACTTTGGGGCAAAAGAAAAGGCAACCGGAAGACCATGACTTACCAGAAAATGGCCAGAGCACTGAGGAATTATGGAAGAACTGGGGAAATCATCAAAATCCGGAGAAAACTAACTTACCAATTCAATGAGGCCATTCTCCAAAGACTCTCTCCATCTTATTTCTACTCACAGTATGTTCAACCTGGTCAAGGATATCTAAGTTTAAATAGCTGGAATGCAAATTGTAACTATACATATGCCAATTGCTGTGAGCGGAGTTACCATACCTGCTAA
- the SPIC gene encoding transcription factor Spi-C isoform X1, whose product MQACVEQDRLGQAFEDAFDVLRQHSTGDLQYLPDCKDYVNVLNHCYVTGSPSCYGMLPPEQPIYNWKTVINRPVDLCLEGNIHQSLQNIPENQMVQFPVLQQKGGKGRKKLRLFEYLHESLCNPEMASCIQWLDKTKGIFQFVSKNKEKLAQLWGKRKGNRKTMTYQKMARALRNYGRTGEIIKIRRKLTYQFNEAILQRLSPSYFYSQYVQPGQGYLSLNSWNANCNYTYANCCERSYHTC is encoded by the exons ATG CAGGCTTGTGTTGAACAAGATAGGCTGGGCCAAGCATTTGAAGATGCTTTTGATGTACTGAGGCAACATTCAACTGGAGATCTTCAGTACCTGCCAG ATTGCAAAGACTATGTGAATGTCCTCAACCACTGTTATGTCACAGGAAGTCCCAGCTGCTATGGTATGCTGCCTCCAGAGCAACCTATCTATAACTGGAAAACAGTAATA AACCGTCCTGTGGACCTCTGTCTTGAAGGGAATATTCATCAGTCTCTGCAGAACATCCCTGAAAACCAGATGGTACAGTTTCCTGTTCTCCAGCAAAAGGGAGGAAAAG GCAGGAAGAAGCTCCGACTGTTCGAATACCTTCATGAATCTCTGTGTAACCCTGAGATGGCATCTTGTATTCAGTGGCTAGACAAGACCAAAGGCATCTTTCAGTTTGtatcaaaaaacaaagaaaaacttgCCCAACTTTGGGGCAAAAGAAAAGGCAACCGGAAGACCATGACTTACCAGAAAATGGCCAGAGCACTGAGGAATTATGGAAGAACTGGGGAAATCATCAAAATCCGGAGAAAACTAACTTACCAATTCAATGAGGCCATTCTCCAAAGACTCTCTCCATCTTATTTCTACTCACAGTATGTTCAACCTGGTCAAGGATATCTAAGTTTAAATAGCTGGAATGCAAATTGTAACTATACATATGCCAATTGCTGTGAGCGGAGTTACCATACCTGCTAA
- the SPIC gene encoding transcription factor Spi-C isoform X2 — protein sequence MACVEQDRLGQAFEDAFDVLRQHSTGDLQYLPDCKDYVNVLNHCYVTGSPSCYGMLPPEQPIYNWKTVINRPVDLCLEGNIHQSLQNIPENQMVQFPVLQQKGGKGRKKLRLFEYLHESLCNPEMASCIQWLDKTKGIFQFVSKNKEKLAQLWGKRKGNRKTMTYQKMARALRNYGRTGEIIKIRRKLTYQFNEAILQRLSPSYFYSQYVQPGQGYLSLNSWNANCNYTYANCCERSYHTC from the exons ATG GCTTGTGTTGAACAAGATAGGCTGGGCCAAGCATTTGAAGATGCTTTTGATGTACTGAGGCAACATTCAACTGGAGATCTTCAGTACCTGCCAG ATTGCAAAGACTATGTGAATGTCCTCAACCACTGTTATGTCACAGGAAGTCCCAGCTGCTATGGTATGCTGCCTCCAGAGCAACCTATCTATAACTGGAAAACAGTAATA AACCGTCCTGTGGACCTCTGTCTTGAAGGGAATATTCATCAGTCTCTGCAGAACATCCCTGAAAACCAGATGGTACAGTTTCCTGTTCTCCAGCAAAAGGGAGGAAAAG GCAGGAAGAAGCTCCGACTGTTCGAATACCTTCATGAATCTCTGTGTAACCCTGAGATGGCATCTTGTATTCAGTGGCTAGACAAGACCAAAGGCATCTTTCAGTTTGtatcaaaaaacaaagaaaaacttgCCCAACTTTGGGGCAAAAGAAAAGGCAACCGGAAGACCATGACTTACCAGAAAATGGCCAGAGCACTGAGGAATTATGGAAGAACTGGGGAAATCATCAAAATCCGGAGAAAACTAACTTACCAATTCAATGAGGCCATTCTCCAAAGACTCTCTCCATCTTATTTCTACTCACAGTATGTTCAACCTGGTCAAGGATATCTAAGTTTAAATAGCTGGAATGCAAATTGTAACTATACATATGCCAATTGCTGTGAGCGGAGTTACCATACCTGCTAA